The Saccharopolyspora gloriosae genome window below encodes:
- a CDS encoding RidA family protein, translated as MPRTIITSSDAPTPPPHIPLSPGVRKGNIVQVSGQTPVDPATGELVAGGVPEQTERALRNVIAVLEAAGAGLDDVLMLRVYLTDVSQFAEMNETYARVVGEPYPARTTVYVGLPAGLLVEIDALAVLGD; from the coding sequence ATGCCCAGGACCATCATCACGAGCAGCGACGCCCCGACCCCGCCGCCGCACATCCCGCTCTCGCCGGGCGTGCGCAAGGGCAACATCGTGCAGGTCTCCGGGCAGACCCCGGTCGACCCCGCCACCGGTGAGCTCGTCGCGGGCGGCGTCCCCGAGCAGACCGAGCGCGCGCTGCGCAACGTCATCGCCGTGCTCGAAGCAGCCGGAGCCGGGCTGGATGACGTGCTGATGCTGCGCGTGTACCTCACCGACGTCTCGCAGTTCGCGGAGATGAACGAGACCTACGCCCGCGTCGTAGGCGAGCCCTACCCGGCCCGCACCACCGTCTACGTCGGCCTGCCCGCGGGCCTGCTCGTGGAGATCGACGCCCTCGCGGTGCTCGGCGACTGA
- a CDS encoding amino acid deaminase, with product MPRSAPGIDQHAVARLRQEVLDWRFKGLPAESSGRTVEEFLGSEPTLFGSGFTGPVLTLDEAALTHNLSTMARWCHEHGVLLAPHGKTTMAPRLFERQLEHGAWGITAANLPQLRVYRAFGVRRVLLANQLLDPAGLRWLGAELDADPEFSVSCWADSADGVALMAGAHSGRRPLDVLVELGWDGARTGARSVQQALEVARAVAASPNLRLAGVGGYEGAAAHGTADSALATVDEYMSRMRSLVGEIERAELFETDEIIVTGGGSAYFDQVAESLAAPWPTRARVLPVLRSGAYITHDDGLYRRNSPFGRPHRLAGEESPFLPAMRIWAQITSRPEPGLALVTMGRRDVSFDQDLPEPQVFRGADGVTRELPPGSCRVTSLADQHAFLAVEGDEPRIGDWVGFGLSHPCTVFDKWPLIPVVDGENVVDLVRTFF from the coding sequence TTGCCCCGCTCCGCACCCGGCATCGACCAGCACGCGGTGGCGCGGCTGCGCCAGGAAGTCCTCGACTGGCGGTTCAAGGGCCTGCCAGCCGAGTCGTCCGGGCGCACGGTCGAGGAATTCCTCGGCTCCGAGCCGACGCTGTTCGGCTCCGGTTTCACCGGCCCGGTGCTGACGCTGGACGAGGCCGCGCTCACCCACAACCTGTCGACGATGGCGCGGTGGTGCCACGAGCACGGGGTGCTGCTCGCCCCGCACGGGAAGACGACGATGGCGCCGCGGCTGTTCGAGCGGCAGCTGGAGCACGGGGCGTGGGGCATCACCGCGGCGAACCTCCCGCAGTTGCGGGTGTACCGGGCGTTCGGGGTGCGGCGGGTGCTGCTGGCGAACCAGCTGCTCGATCCGGCCGGGCTGCGCTGGCTGGGTGCCGAGCTCGACGCGGATCCGGAGTTCTCGGTGAGCTGCTGGGCGGATTCGGCCGACGGGGTGGCGCTGATGGCAGGGGCCCACTCCGGCCGGCGCCCGCTGGACGTGCTGGTGGAGCTGGGCTGGGACGGCGCCCGGACCGGCGCGCGGTCGGTGCAGCAGGCCCTGGAGGTGGCGCGGGCGGTCGCGGCGAGCCCGAACCTCCGCCTGGCGGGCGTGGGCGGTTACGAGGGCGCTGCCGCGCACGGCACCGCGGACTCAGCTCTGGCCACTGTGGATGAATACATGTCCCGGATGCGTTCGCTGGTGGGCGAGATCGAGCGCGCGGAGCTGTTCGAGACCGACGAGATCATCGTCACCGGCGGCGGCAGCGCCTACTTCGACCAGGTCGCGGAGTCGCTCGCGGCGCCGTGGCCGACGCGCGCGCGGGTGCTGCCGGTGCTGCGCAGCGGCGCCTACATCACCCACGACGACGGGCTGTACCGGCGCAACTCCCCCTTCGGCCGCCCGCACCGGCTGGCGGGCGAGGAATCGCCGTTCCTGCCCGCGATGCGGATCTGGGCGCAGATCACCTCTCGCCCCGAGCCGGGCCTGGCGCTGGTGACGATGGGGCGCCGGGACGTGTCCTTCGACCAGGACCTGCCGGAGCCGCAGGTGTTCCGCGGCGCCGACGGGGTGACGCGGGAGCTCCCGCCCGGTTCGTGCCGGGTGACCTCGCTCGCCGACCAGCACGCGTTCCTCGCCGTCGAAGGTGACGAACCGCGCATCGGCGACTGGGTCGGGTTCGGCCTGTCGCACCCGTGCACCGTCTTCGACAAGTGGCCGCTGATCCCGGTGGTCGACGGGGAGAACGTGGTCGACCTGGTGCGCACCTTCTTCTGA